The following proteins are co-located in the Imtechella halotolerans genome:
- a CDS encoding DNA-methyltransferase, with protein sequence MNNYYESKDESFKLFKGDCKKIISSLDGKFDMVFADPPYFLSSGGNTIESGKIVSVNKGNWDKSKSREEMTNFNRKWLSAVREKMNEDASIWISGTVHNIFNIVQVLDELDFKILNVITWQKTNPPPHLACRYFTHSTEQIIWARKSQKKGHYFNYDLMKEINDNKQMKDVWTLPSIGPWEKRFGKHPTQKPLSVLVRLILASTRPNALILDPFTGSSTTGIAANLLGRRFIGIDKLNKYLDLGIERKLELDSTDNLRDYCSKIRGFNEEHQLFEIIENYKNLNYDENIKYI encoded by the coding sequence ATGAATAATTATTATGAATCTAAAGATGAGTCCTTTAAATTGTTTAAGGGAGATTGTAAAAAAATAATATCATCCTTAGATGGTAAGTTTGATATGGTATTTGCAGATCCCCCTTATTTTCTTTCTAGTGGTGGTAATACAATTGAAAGTGGTAAAATAGTTAGTGTTAATAAAGGGAATTGGGATAAGTCTAAAAGTAGAGAGGAAATGACCAATTTTAACCGTAAGTGGTTATCAGCGGTTAGAGAAAAAATGAATGAAGATGCTTCGATTTGGATAAGTGGTACAGTACACAACATTTTTAATATTGTACAAGTATTGGATGAACTGGATTTTAAGATTTTAAATGTAATAACTTGGCAAAAGACTAATCCTCCTCCTCATTTAGCATGCAGATACTTTACACATTCAACGGAGCAAATTATTTGGGCACGTAAATCTCAAAAGAAAGGTCATTATTTTAATTATGATTTAATGAAAGAGATAAATGATAATAAACAGATGAAAGACGTTTGGACATTACCTTCAATTGGTCCTTGGGAAAAAAGATTTGGAAAGCATCCTACTCAAAAACCATTATCTGTGTTGGTTAGATTAATCCTAGCTTCAACCAGGCCTAATGCTTTAATACTTGACCCTTTTACTGGAAGTAGTACTACTGGAATTGCGGCTAATCTTTTAGGTAGGAGATTTATTGGTATAGATAAATTAAATAAATACTTAGATTTAGGGATTGAAAGAAAATTAGAGCTTGATAGTACGGATAATTTGAGGGACTATTGTAGTAAAATTAGGGGATTTAATGAGGAGCATCAATTATTTGAAATAATAGAAAACTACAAGAATTTAAACTATGATGAGAATATTAAATACATTTAA
- a CDS encoding helix-turn-helix domain-containing protein — protein MSKDNVLIKFGNRIRLLRKQNDWSQEDLSFKSGFHRTYIGMIERGERNPSLKNISVFANTFNISLSELLKLEINEMG, from the coding sequence ATGAGTAAAGATAATGTTTTAATCAAGTTCGGCAATAGAATTAGGCTTCTTCGAAAACAAAATGACTGGAGTCAAGAAGACCTTTCATTTAAATCTGGATTTCACAGAACGTATATTGGTATGATAGAAAGAGGAGAAAGAAACCCTTCATTAAAAAACATAAGTGTCTTTGCCAATACTTTCAACATATCTCTTTCAGAACTTTTAAAACTAGAAATTAATGAAATGGGATGA
- a CDS encoding type II restriction endonuclease yields the protein MKKLSKLLNFNSDDELFNYIISTLKIKGITQWDYFVKWDKVYNNVKPYEVELNILNVLIGKENVHDELSNIILQYPKVVNVIPLLLAIRFNNKSEQKINIVSNLKTFEYDHFDLSIKIPNKEEAENIASFFVGCGLGDLVKDKKIKNLVDYATGVEVGLDSNGRKNRGGHQMEEAVEVYIIEVCQELKLSYLKEANANAIKNAWGIDITLDKSSRRLDYVINNNGKLYFFEVNFYNGGGSKLKSTATEYVNMNQYWNNQNIDFVWVTDGAGWLSATLPLREYFDKAEYLLNLEMLKNGILKRILN from the coding sequence ATGAAAAAACTATCAAAGCTATTGAACTTTAATTCAGATGATGAATTATTTAATTATATCATTTCAACTTTAAAAATAAAAGGAATTACTCAATGGGATTATTTTGTTAAATGGGATAAAGTTTATAATAATGTTAAGCCATATGAAGTAGAATTGAACATTTTGAATGTTCTTATTGGGAAGGAAAATGTTCATGATGAGCTGTCGAATATAATATTACAATACCCTAAAGTAGTTAATGTTATTCCTTTATTATTAGCCATAAGGTTTAATAATAAATCAGAACAAAAAATTAATATTGTATCAAACCTTAAAACGTTTGAATACGATCATTTTGATTTGTCAATAAAAATACCTAATAAGGAGGAAGCTGAAAATATTGCCTCTTTTTTTGTGGGTTGTGGTTTAGGGGATTTAGTTAAGGATAAAAAGATAAAAAATTTGGTTGACTACGCTACAGGAGTAGAAGTTGGGTTAGATAGTAATGGTAGAAAAAATAGGGGGGGACATCAAATGGAAGAAGCTGTGGAAGTCTATATAATTGAAGTATGCCAAGAGCTTAAATTATCATATTTGAAAGAAGCAAATGCTAATGCCATTAAAAATGCATGGGGTATTGATATAACATTGGATAAGTCATCTCGTAGGCTTGATTATGTAATTAATAACAATGGTAAACTCTATTTCTTTGAAGTAAATTTCTATAATGGAGGAGGTTCTAAGTTGAAATCTACAGCTACTGAATATGTAAATATGAATCAATATTGGAATAATCAAAATATTGATTTTGTATGGGTTACGGACGGTGCGGGTTGGTTGAGTGCAACTCTACCTTTGAGGGAATATTTTGATAAAGCTGAATATTTATTAAACTTGGAGATGTTGAAAAATGGGATTCTCAAAAGAATATTGAATTAG
- a CDS encoding DNA adenine methylase, giving the protein MPNSIAKPFLKWAGGKTQLIDEIENQLPENLSEIPFTYIEPFVGSGAVFFWMIEKFPNIEKVVINDINSDLTNCYLTIKDDLDDLLTTLSMYQLEYHSVFKDKELAKEYFYDKRLLFNTRKSTRTIQSALFIFLNKTCFNGLYRVNGKNQFNVPIGRSHSLPNICNEDNLRVVSEVLQKTVILNGDYSETLKHASECTLFYFDPPYKPLSETSSFNSYAKDVFDDAQQIRLKEFCRTLNSLGHQWILSNSDMKNVNPDDNFFDDLYEEFNVLRVNARRSINSKGNKRGNLTELLITNLF; this is encoded by the coding sequence ATGCCAAATAGTATAGCAAAGCCATTTTTGAAATGGGCTGGTGGAAAGACACAGCTTATTGATGAAATTGAAAATCAATTACCTGAAAATTTAAGTGAAATACCTTTTACATATATAGAGCCTTTTGTAGGTAGTGGGGCAGTGTTTTTCTGGATGATTGAAAAGTTTCCCAACATTGAAAAAGTGGTTATAAATGATATAAATAGTGACTTAACAAATTGTTACCTAACCATTAAGGATGATTTAGATGATTTGTTAACTACTCTTTCAATGTACCAGCTAGAGTATCATTCTGTATTTAAAGATAAAGAACTAGCCAAAGAGTATTTTTATGATAAGCGTTTGTTATTTAATACCCGGAAATCTACGCGAACTATCCAAAGCGCCTTGTTTATATTTTTGAATAAAACTTGTTTTAATGGTTTGTATAGGGTTAATGGAAAAAACCAGTTTAATGTTCCTATTGGTAGGTCTCACTCATTACCAAATATTTGTAATGAGGATAATTTAAGAGTTGTATCAGAAGTTTTGCAAAAAACTGTAATTTTAAATGGAGATTATTCCGAAACGTTAAAGCATGCTAGTGAATGTACTTTATTTTATTTCGATCCTCCATACAAACCATTAAGTGAGACTTCAAGTTTTAATTCTTATGCTAAAGATGTATTTGATGATGCTCAACAAATAAGGTTAAAGGAATTTTGTAGGACATTAAATAGCCTAGGTCATCAATGGATTTTAAGTAATTCAGATATGAAAAATGTAAATCCAGATGATAATTTTTTTGATGATTTGTATGAAGAGTTTAATGTTTTAAGAGTAAACGCGAGAAGGAGTATAAATTCGAAAGGTAATAAAAGAGGGAATCTTACAGAATTATTAATTACTAATCTTTTTTAA
- a CDS encoding PDDEXK-like family protein — protein sequence MKKSNEILIYMNAYENDMNWLLEKIGEINQKYTDSTPTNKFNIFSILRKSHDEVNLHSRFIGEILDKEGVHGQKAKFAKLFLETLNIDDFLLENYKTKREYKNIDLLLTNNKKAIIIENKIWAKDQEAQLERYYDIIKSENYSDKDIHIIYLTPFGKEPAESSLGKLKDKMEVKLISYDKHITDWLEKCINLSLETPSIKEILIQYLNLIKELTGNTMSDKHKNEIIELLFIQDNMSLARKIVESWDDAKLKVELIFWNDLSIVIERDGYKILEEKKYSEEKLKGTKDRFLCGIMFEIGKLKGNSICMYIERGEDADNTYYGIQIMGDQNENELNKFRQKINNTHEWGGEWVGGEYLEPYINFEQFTGEVLKFSNEEYRRNYISKNWETMKKYIEQFKNHVIDEKD from the coding sequence ATGAAAAAGTCTAATGAAATTTTAATTTATATGAATGCATACGAAAATGATATGAATTGGCTTTTAGAAAAAATTGGGGAGATAAATCAAAAATATACTGATTCTACTCCAACTAATAAATTCAACATATTTTCAATTCTTAGAAAGAGCCATGATGAAGTTAATTTACATTCTCGATTTATAGGCGAAATTTTAGATAAAGAGGGCGTTCATGGACAAAAGGCAAAATTTGCAAAACTTTTTTTAGAAACCTTAAACATAGATGATTTCTTACTTGAAAATTATAAAACAAAAAGGGAATATAAAAACATAGATTTATTACTTACCAATAACAAGAAAGCAATTATTATTGAGAATAAAATTTGGGCTAAAGATCAGGAGGCTCAACTAGAACGTTATTATGATATAATTAAATCCGAGAATTACAGTGATAAGGATATTCATATAATTTATCTAACGCCCTTTGGGAAAGAACCAGCTGAGAGTAGCCTTGGAAAATTGAAAGATAAAATGGAAGTAAAACTGATATCCTATGATAAACATATTACTGACTGGCTAGAAAAGTGTATAAACTTAAGCCTAGAAACACCAAGCATTAAAGAAATTTTGATACAGTATCTAAATTTAATCAAAGAATTAACAGGGAATACAATGTCAGACAAACATAAAAATGAAATTATTGAACTTTTGTTCATACAAGACAATATGAGCCTAGCCAGAAAGATTGTAGAAAGCTGGGATGATGCAAAATTAAAAGTAGAATTAATTTTTTGGAATGATTTATCAATAGTTATAGAGAGGGATGGCTACAAAATCTTAGAAGAAAAAAAATATTCTGAAGAAAAGTTAAAAGGAACTAAAGACCGTTTCCTATGTGGAATTATGTTCGAGATTGGAAAATTAAAGGGTAATAGTATATGTATGTATATTGAAAGAGGAGAAGATGCAGATAATACCTATTATGGTATACAAATTATGGGAGATCAAAATGAAAATGAATTAAATAAATTTAGACAAAAAATTAATAATACTCATGAATGGGGAGGTGAATGGGTTGGTGGCGAATATTTAGAACCCTATATCAATTTTGAACAATTTACTGGAGAAGTATTAAAATTTTCAAATGAGGAGTATAGAAGGAACTATATTTCTAAAAATTGGGAAACTATGAAGAAATATATTGAACAATTTAAAAACCATGTTATTGATGAAAAAGATTAG
- a CDS encoding helix-turn-helix domain-containing protein: MDSKEVLSIYMKAFAENLKRVRTDKFDKMSGVSKNSGFNKSNYSKYEQGIGNPTIETILKMAIVLEIEPKDLFDFKFDIKKYNIDD, encoded by the coding sequence ATGGATAGTAAAGAAGTATTGAGTATATATATGAAGGCTTTTGCCGAGAATTTGAAAAGAGTGAGAACTGATAAATTTGATAAGATGAGTGGAGTCTCTAAAAATTCTGGATTTAATAAAAGTAATTATAGTAAATATGAGCAGGGAATTGGGAATCCAACCATTGAAACTATACTAAAAATGGCAATTGTTCTAGAAATTGAACCTAAAGATTTATTTGATTTTAAATTCGATATAAAGAAGTATAATATTGATGATTAA
- a CDS encoding TonB-dependent receptor plug domain-containing protein: protein MKNNSSNRVRLLIVFLLILVTALYTCETWATPINTSNDFPTAIQQSVSGTVQDSEGIPIPGVHILVKGTKQGTFTDSNGHFSVSTSSNSVLVFSFMGFTTQEVAINSRTSINVTLVESATELDAVTVNAGYYTVKERERTGSISKVSSKEIELQPIVSPLQALQGRIAGIEITPGGDQPGMASTIRIRGQNSLRTAGNFPLYLIDGVPINPIPIESNTLLSTTGIDPLNTLNLSNIESIEVLKDADATAIYGSRGANGVILISTKKGIKKKTQVEVRTYSGISKVPNKLGLLNTKEYLKIRQIAFENDGLIPNDSNAPDLLLWDQNRNTDWQNFFFGKTSSVSDINIVTYGGNESTSFRIGGSYHQQGSVYIGDFNYNKLTFGLNLNNLSQNDKLSVNLSLNYGVDYNNLSGNTNLSSNVFRLTPNAPEIFNEDGSLHWMGWSLAGLDNPLQGYFNFSTTQNSNIVSQLGISRKLNSKLHFKTNFGYTKTTSQELVKIPKKSYNPYNQKLPFPIAFDYMGCYQ, encoded by the coding sequence ATGAAAAACAACTCTTCTAACAGGGTTAGGTTACTTATTGTATTCCTATTAATCCTTGTTACTGCCCTATATACTTGCGAGACTTGGGCAACACCAATTAATACCTCGAATGACTTTCCTACTGCAATTCAGCAAAGTGTATCAGGAACAGTTCAAGATAGCGAGGGTATCCCAATTCCGGGAGTGCATATTCTAGTAAAAGGGACTAAGCAAGGGACCTTTACTGATTCGAATGGTCACTTTTCAGTATCTACGAGTTCTAACTCGGTACTAGTATTCTCTTTTATGGGATTTACCACTCAGGAAGTGGCCATAAATAGTAGAACTTCCATTAACGTAACTTTAGTTGAATCTGCAACAGAGCTAGATGCCGTAACAGTGAATGCTGGTTATTATACAGTAAAGGAAAGAGAACGTACTGGAAGTATTTCAAAAGTAAGCTCGAAAGAAATTGAACTGCAACCTATAGTTAGTCCATTGCAAGCCTTACAGGGAAGAATAGCAGGCATTGAGATCACTCCTGGAGGAGACCAACCGGGAATGGCATCTACAATACGTATCAGGGGGCAGAATAGCTTACGTACTGCAGGTAATTTTCCTTTGTACCTAATAGATGGAGTACCTATTAATCCAATTCCAATTGAAAGTAATACACTTCTAAGCACTACTGGTATAGATCCATTAAACACGCTCAACCTTTCTAACATCGAAAGTATAGAAGTCCTAAAAGATGCTGATGCAACAGCAATTTATGGTTCTAGAGGTGCTAACGGAGTAATTCTAATAAGCACAAAAAAAGGTATCAAGAAAAAAACTCAAGTTGAAGTAAGAACATACTCCGGTATCTCAAAAGTGCCAAACAAATTAGGTTTACTTAATACCAAAGAATACTTAAAAATAAGACAAATTGCCTTTGAAAATGACGGACTTATTCCAAACGATTCAAATGCACCTGATTTATTACTCTGGGATCAAAATCGTAATACAGATTGGCAAAATTTCTTTTTTGGAAAAACTTCATCAGTTTCGGATATAAACATAGTAACATATGGTGGTAATGAAAGCACTTCTTTTCGAATTGGAGGCTCATACCACCAACAAGGAAGTGTTTATATAGGAGATTTCAATTACAATAAATTAACATTTGGCTTAAATCTTAATAATTTATCCCAAAATGATAAACTTAGTGTAAATCTATCGTTAAATTATGGTGTAGATTATAACAATTTATCTGGAAATACAAACTTATCCTCAAATGTATTTCGATTAACCCCAAATGCTCCTGAAATTTTCAATGAAGATGGTAGCCTACATTGGATGGGTTGGAGTCTAGCAGGATTGGACAACCCACTGCAAGGTTATTTCAATTTTAGCACAACACAAAATAGCAATATAGTATCTCAATTAGGTATTTCCCGCAAATTAAACTCCAAACTACATTTCAAAACCAATTTTGGATATACTAAAACAACTAGTCAGGAATTAGTAAAAATTCCAAAAAAATCCTACAACCCATATAATCAAAAGCTACCGTTTCCGATAGCTTTTGATTATATGGGTTGTTACCAATAA
- a CDS encoding RHS repeat domain-containing protein, protein MFTPDVLSYNDYYPFGQLLPNRHGSTDTYRYGFQGQEKDDEIKGEGNSMNFTFRMYDPRLGRFFTVDPLSKQYPFYSPYQFSGNNVISHKELEGGEELIAITPKEEGDSFFSTVNGKAISVSIVTKGLETIGEKATAFSYSFAYKELAKGKLKGTNGKIYTVNELIVRDVTLIDGTVVENVTMASRNLGNQYFNTRQINQIEAFRSRSLKHLGSILEKSGDGWDAISLVNETANNGGQVDANSLLGTGITTYVASSGGFLPAMAVGLVVDLLGNEAQKGIDEIKEARRDYILAVAQGRNSVSTLEYEVNNGVVKDNFEVISMPTSILGDFLTGQIKTKQELDNAIWSDENAMLQRDSAILIEYIDDGNSIIVHKAYLNTKNSVEVNPETKSDKK, encoded by the coding sequence ATATTTACACCAGACGTTCTTTCATATAATGATTATTATCCCTTCGGGCAACTCCTACCCAATCGCCACGGGTCAACGGATACCTATCGTTACGGGTTCCAAGGTCAAGAGAAAGATGACGAGATTAAAGGGGAAGGAAATAGTATGAATTTTACTTTTAGGATGTATGACCCGAGATTAGGAAGGTTCTTTACTGTCGACCCATTATCCAAACAATATCCATTTTACTCGCCTTATCAATTTAGCGGAAATAATGTGATATCTCATAAAGAACTGGAAGGAGGAGAAGAGTTAATCGCTATTACACCAAAAGAAGAAGGAGATTCTTTTTTCTCTACCGTAAACGGTAAGGCCATATCTGTAAGCATAGTTACAAAAGGATTAGAAACCATCGGAGAGAAAGCAACTGCTTTTTCTTATTCTTTTGCTTATAAAGAATTGGCTAAAGGAAAGTTAAAGGGAACTAATGGTAAAATATATACCGTTAATGAATTAATAGTTAGAGATGTTACATTGATTGACGGAACCGTAGTGGAGAATGTTACTATGGCGTCTAGAAATTTAGGCAATCAATACTTCAATACTAGGCAAATAAATCAAATTGAAGCTTTTAGAAGTAGGTCTCTTAAACATCTTGGAAGCATTTTGGAAAAATCTGGAGATGGTTGGGATGCTATTTCATTAGTCAACGAAACTGCTAATAATGGCGGTCAAGTGGATGCGAATTCCCTTTTAGGAACGGGAATCACAACATATGTGGCTTCTTCAGGTGGATTCTTGCCTGCTATGGCCGTAGGTTTGGTAGTTGATTTATTGGGCAATGAAGCCCAGAAAGGAATAGATGAAATTAAAGAAGCTAGGAGAGACTATATTTTAGCTGTCGCACAAGGTAGAAATTCAGTGTCAACATTAGAATACGAGGTTAACAACGGAGTTGTCAAGGATAATTTTGAAGTCATAAGTATGCCAACATCAATATTAGGAGACTTTTTGACTGGACAAATTAAAACAAAGCAAGAACTGGATAATGCAATTTGGAGTGATGAAAATGCAATGTTACAAAGAGACAGTGCTATTTTAATTGAATATATCGATGACGGTAACAGTATTATTGTTCATAAAGCATATCTAAATACTAAAAACAGTGTTGAAGTTAATCCGGAGACAAAATCAGATAAGAAATAG
- a CDS encoding SusC/RagA family TonB-linked outer membrane protein: protein MKNNSSNRVRLLIVFLLILVTALYTCETWATPINTSNDFPTAVQQNVSGTVQDSEGIPIPGVHILVKGTKQGTFTDSNGHFSVTTNSNSILVFSYMGLTTQEVAINSRTSINVTLVESATELDAVTVNAGYYSVKERERTGSISKVSSKEIELLPIISPLEALQGRIPGVQVTQRSGVPGSAPEILIRGQNSLRTEGNYPLYIIDGVPINPIPLSGSNIYTNGVDPLKTVNISNIESIEVLKDADATAIYGSRGANGVILITTKKGSGVDKKTAIEARWYSGIAKISNKMKLLNTQQYLAIRKESLINDNREPTASNDYDLVHWGQNQYTDWQKVLLGGTAPISDINLWASGGNGTTLFRLGGSYHKQGTVFPGDFGYHKISGGINLNHLSSNKKLNLDFSLNYGVDSSNLFANGSNSLFNTAVVLPPNAPKIYNEDGTLHWEGWKVSPLDNPMATILHRNISAKSNHILSNLGFYYHLKKNLKFKTTLGYTNLIHQTSGKTSNKYYPPESRDKIPHSSSWSNTKRQSWIIEPQLVYNASIKEGEIDGLFGITFQESNDYKLNISARGYVTESLIGNLAAAESIQINTNEDILYRYNSTFARLGYNWKHKYFINLTGRRDGSSRFGPEKHFANFGAIGGAWILSEEKFLKNKLPSLSFAKIRGSYGITGSDQIGDYGYLDAYETTSGPGGLIPTQLTNPDYSWEENKKLEIALNLGFLENRINLGINWYRNRSSNQLVGYPLPSITGFNTIQSNLPATVQNTGLEVEFSSLNIKSDKLRWQTFINITVPNNKLISFPNIEQTSYINQYRVGHPLNISFLYQYDGIDPETKLYQVSDINNDGSYNFEDRIIYKNLGRKFYGGINNVISSKNFGFNFLWEYVIQDGSQPYFTMPGTPSNQPLGVFTKWHENDLQKISQSSLALNAYSRAYGSEHFTVSTSYLRLKTMSFYYNIPPKFLPKTKINSFKFFIELQNLITLTNYNGLNVEFPGGSTSPSLRTITSGFQFNF from the coding sequence ATGAAAAACAACTCTTCCAACAGGGTTAGGTTACTTATTGTATTCCTATTAATCCTTGTTACCGCCCTATATACTTGCGAGACTTGGGCAACACCAATAAATACCTCGAATGACTTTCCTACTGCAGTTCAACAAAATGTATCAGGAACAGTTCAAGATAGCGAGGGTATCCCAATACCGGGAGTACATATTCTAGTAAAAGGAACTAAGCAAGGGACCTTTACTGATTCGAATGGTCACTTTTCAGTAACTACGAATTCTAACTCTATTCTAGTATTCTCTTATATGGGATTAACCACTCAGGAAGTGGCTATAAATAGTAGAACTTCCATTAACGTAACTCTAGTTGAATCTGCAACAGAGCTAGATGCAGTAACAGTGAATGCTGGTTACTATTCAGTAAAGGAAAGAGAACGTACTGGAAGTATTTCAAAAGTGAGCTCTAAAGAAATTGAATTACTACCTATAATAAGTCCTCTAGAAGCCTTACAAGGTCGAATACCAGGAGTTCAAGTAACTCAACGAAGTGGGGTTCCAGGAAGTGCACCAGAAATATTAATTCGAGGGCAAAACAGTTTACGAACTGAAGGGAACTATCCTTTATACATTATAGATGGTGTCCCTATTAATCCCATCCCTCTATCTGGTAGTAATATATATACAAATGGAGTTGATCCTTTAAAAACAGTAAATATCTCCAACATTGAAAGTATTGAGGTATTAAAAGATGCTGATGCAACAGCAATTTATGGTTCCAGAGGAGCTAACGGTGTAATCCTAATTACCACAAAAAAAGGGAGTGGAGTTGATAAAAAAACTGCCATTGAAGCTAGATGGTACTCTGGTATTGCAAAAATATCAAACAAAATGAAACTACTCAATACTCAGCAATACCTAGCCATTCGAAAGGAATCACTAATAAATGATAATAGAGAACCCACAGCTTCAAATGACTATGATTTGGTCCATTGGGGCCAAAATCAATATACAGATTGGCAAAAAGTACTACTTGGTGGGACAGCTCCAATTTCAGATATCAATTTATGGGCTAGTGGCGGAAACGGTACAACCTTATTTAGATTGGGTGGGTCATACCACAAACAAGGAACTGTATTCCCTGGTGATTTTGGTTATCACAAAATTTCTGGAGGAATTAACTTAAATCATCTCTCAAGTAACAAAAAACTAAATTTAGATTTTTCCTTAAACTATGGTGTGGATTCTAGCAATTTATTTGCTAATGGAAGTAATTCCCTATTTAATACTGCGGTAGTCTTACCTCCAAATGCTCCAAAAATCTATAATGAAGATGGGACTTTACATTGGGAAGGATGGAAGGTATCTCCATTAGATAATCCTATGGCCACCATTTTACATAGGAATATATCTGCAAAGTCCAATCACATCTTATCTAATTTAGGATTCTACTATCATCTGAAAAAAAATTTAAAGTTTAAAACAACTTTAGGTTATACAAATTTAATCCACCAAACATCCGGGAAAACTTCCAACAAATATTATCCCCCCGAAAGTAGAGATAAAATTCCACACAGCTCTTCATGGTCAAATACGAAAAGACAATCTTGGATAATTGAACCTCAGCTGGTATATAATGCCTCTATTAAAGAGGGAGAAATTGACGGACTTTTTGGAATAACCTTTCAAGAAAGTAATGATTACAAATTAAATATCTCAGCTCGAGGATATGTTACAGAATCATTAATTGGGAACTTAGCAGCCGCAGAATCAATTCAGATAAACACTAATGAAGATATTCTGTATCGATATAATTCAACCTTCGCAAGATTAGGATACAACTGGAAGCATAAATACTTCATTAATCTTACGGGACGGAGAGACGGTTCATCTCGATTTGGACCAGAAAAACATTTTGCAAATTTTGGAGCAATTGGCGGTGCTTGGATTTTATCAGAAGAAAAATTCTTAAAAAACAAACTTCCTTCCTTATCATTTGCAAAAATCAGAGGTAGTTATGGAATAACTGGAAGTGATCAAATCGGCGATTACGGTTATTTGGATGCATATGAAACCACTTCAGGCCCTGGAGGATTAATTCCAACCCAATTAACGAATCCTGACTATTCCTGGGAGGAAAATAAAAAACTGGAAATTGCATTGAATTTAGGATTTTTAGAAAATCGAATAAATCTTGGTATCAATTGGTATCGAAATAGATCTTCAAATCAACTAGTAGGATATCCATTACCCTCTATCACAGGTTTCAACACAATACAATCTAATTTACCCGCAACAGTACAGAATACAGGATTGGAGGTAGAATTTTCTTCCTTAAACATCAAATCAGATAAATTGAGGTGGCAAACATTCATAAATATAACAGTCCCTAATAATAAACTTATAAGTTTTCCTAATATCGAACAAACATCTTATATCAATCAATATAGAGTAGGTCATCCTCTTAATATTAGCTTTTTATACCAATATGATGGGATTGATCCTGAAACAAAACTTTATCAAGTAAGTGATATAAATAATGATGGTAGTTACAACTTTGAAGACCGCATCATATATAAAAATCTTGGAAGAAAATTTTATGGAGGAATAAACAATGTAATATCTAGCAAGAATTTTGGGTTTAATTTTTTATGGGAATATGTAATTCAGGATGGATCTCAGCCATACTTTACAATGCCAGGTACCCCTTCTAATCAGCCATTGGGTGTGTTTACAAAATGGCACGAAAATGATTTACAAAAAATATCACAATCTTCCTTAGCACTTAATGCATATTCTCGAGCATACGGGAGTGAACACTTCACAGTAAGCACATCCTATTTAAGACTAAAAACAATGTCTTTTTACTATAATATCCCTCCAAAATTCTTACCAAAAACAAAAATAAATTCATTTAAGTTTTTTATAGAATTACAAAATTTAATCACATTAACCAATTACAATGGGTTAAATGTAGAATTCCCAGGAGGTAGCACATCACCTAGCTTACGAACCATCACTAGTGGTTTTCAATTTAATTTTTAA